GATCCTCCCGGTGCTCGTCCTGTCGATCGGAGCGCTGCTGCTGCTGGCGGTGTCCGCGGTGCTGCCCAAGCGCTCTTGGCCGGGCCTTTATCCGTTACTGACCGCCGTCATCGGCGGGGCGTCGGCGATCGCGTCGGCGTGGGAGTGGACCGATCTCGGAACGTCGAACGGGCACGTCTCGCACGCCGCGGTAACCATCGGCCAGCAGATCCTCTACGACCGATTCAGCGTGTTCTTCATGCTGATGATCTCGATCGCGGTGGTCCTCGGCGCTCTGATTTCGGACAGTTACCTCCGGCGCGAGGGCCTCGACGGTGTCGAGGCGTATGTCCTTATGCTGATGGCGGGCGTCGGGGCAATGCTGATGTGCGAGTCGGCCGGCCTGATCATGCTGTTCCTCGGGCTCGAGATCATGTCGATCGCGCTGTACGTGATGGCCGCTTACCATCGCCGGCGGACCCAGTCGGGCGAGGCAGGGTTCAAGTACTTCATCCTCGGGTCGTTCTCGTCGGCGATCTTCCTGTACGGGGTCGCGCTCGTGTACGGCGCGACCGGGTCGACCCAGTTCGATGAGATCGCCTTCTATCTTGCCCGCGACACGCTCACCAATGGCGGGGTGCTTCTCGCCGGGATGGCGTTGCTGATCGTCGGTCTGGGCTTCAAGGTCGCGGCGGTTCCGTTCCATTACTGGGCACCGGACGTCTACCAGGGCTCGCCGACTCCGTTCACCGGCTACATGGCGGCGGTCGCCAAGGCCGCCGGGTTCGCCGGGCTCATACGGGTGCTGCTCGAGGCTCTGCCGACCCAGGCGGCGAACTGGCGGCCGATCATCTGGCTGATGGCCGTGCTGACCCTGCTGGTCGGCTCGGTCATGGCGATTGCCCAGCGGGACCTGAAGCGGATGCTCGCCTATTCATCGATCAGCCAGGCTGGCTACGTGCTCGTCGGCCTCCAGGCGGGAACCGCCTACGGGACCGCCGGCGTTCTCTTCTACCTGTTCACCTACACGTTCATCATCGCCGGCACGTTTGCCGTGGTGCAGGTGATCCAGGGCTCCGGTGAGGCACGCAATGACCTCGGTGCCATCCGCGGTCTCGCCCGCCGCCAGCCCTACCTTGCCGCGGCGATGCTCGTGTTGCTCCTGGCGCAGGCCGGCGTCCCGTTGACGACCGGGTTCCTCGCCAAGCTGTACGTGATCCAGGCGTCCGTGGAGCAGGGTCAGTACGTGCTGGCAGTCATCGCCATGGTGGCCGCTGCGATCGCCGCGTTCTTCTACCTGCGGGTCGCGCTACTGATGTATTCACGCGGCGAGAGCACGCCTGCGGCAGTGGGCGTGGGCACCGGCCCCGGGTCGCCGGCGGTGGACCGTTCCGAGCTGGCCGGCCTCGAGCCGGTCGCTTCCCTCGACGGCCCGACAGCGACCGCCACCCTCGAGGCGCCGGCGGAGGAGCGGATCGAGGTTCCATACCTGGTTGCGGTAGCCCTGGTGATCTGTGTGGTGTTCACGATCGCCGCCGGCGTGTCGGCGCCGGTCATCGACTTCGCACGGCACGCCACGACGCTGTTCTAGACGGGCGCTGGCGGGTCGGCGGGGTCTGCCGGGACGGCCGGTCGGTCTGCTGGGGCGGCCGGTCGGTCTGCTGGGGCGGCCGGGCGGTCGGCGAGGCGAGCGCAAGGGGACAGGGTTGCCGGCAGTTCTCGGCGATGTGTACCAACCCTGGCCCCTTACGGAACGACGGGTGATCCAAGACCGGACAGGGTTGGCTGGTGGCGGGCGGCACGGCCGGCGACCGCGACGGACTCTGTCCTCCTGAGACGTACGCCGTTGCACGGATCCGGATATCACATGTAGTTTCATGCTATGACAAGTCGCCGAGCAACCTCGACACAACGCTTGCTCGAAATGGCTGCCTCCCAGCATTCCGTTGTCAGCCACCAGCAGATCGCCGGCTGCGGCATCGGCAAGCGGGAGCGGAGCGAACTCGTGGCGATGGGAGTGCTCCGGCAGGTCTATCGCGGCGTGTATGCCTGCCCCGGAACCGCTCTCACGAGATGGGGCGAGGCCGTGGCATTGAGCCTTTCGTGCGGCCCGAACGCAGCCTTGTCTCACAACACGGCGGCAGCGATACACGATTTCCCGGGCATACCATCCGGGCCGGCGCTCGAGGTCTCGGTGTGCGGGTCCTCGCACCCCCGTGCCAAGGGGGCTGCGGTGCACCGGGTGACCCGGATCGAAGCGGTGGACCTCGAGCGCCGAAATGGGCTGCTGATCACGACCTCGGCGCGGACGCTTCTGGATATTGCCAGCCGATTCGACCTCCGTGACCTCGCAGATCTCGTGGACGAAGGGGTCGTCCGCCGGCTGTGGACGGTGGACGAACTGAGGGCAGCCCTGGACCGGTCGGGCGGCAGAGGTCGGTCAGGTATGCGAAACCTTCGGACGGTGCTCGCAGACAGAGAGCACGAAACTCTCGACAGCCGTCTCGAGCAACGGGTGATCCGGGCGCTGCGACCGTTGAGGCCCTTTGCGGTTCATCTCGAGGTGATCGTCGAGGGGGAGCTCATCATCCTGGACGTGGCCTGGCCAGAGCTCAGGGTCGCTGCGGAGATCGACGGTTTCGGTGTCCACGGCAAGTCCCGGACCAAGTTCGACCGCGACCGCAGGCACGCGAACCTGCTGCTCGCGCACGGTTGGCGAGTGGTTCGGATCACGTCCGTCATGGCTGACCGGGAGATCCTCGCTCTTCTCGGCTCTGTCCTCGGGCGGGGTGTGGCCTGAACCGGACCGGACGGGACAGAGAATGTCGCCCGAGCGAAACGATCGGTATTCCTTGTCCTCTCAGGTGACCCTTGGAGCCGAGCAAACGGACAAGGTTGCGCAGAGCGAGTGCGACACCGCGTCACCCTGTCCCTTTGCGGCCGGCGCCGGCGCGCTCAGGTGCTCATGCCACAGGCGCCGGCGGTACCAGGAATCGCCCGATGACCGGCAGCTCCCAAAACGACTCGGCCCTTGCCACGGCGATCGCCACCGCCAGCATGTTCTCCGGAGCGTCGTAGATCGCGTACCTCGGGTGCCAGTCCGGGTCGAACTTCGCGTTGAACCTCCAGAGCGACTCGATCTGCATCGAGTCGCCCATGCGCCGCAGCACCCAGCCCTGCACGCGCTGCGACACTCCCTCGCCGGTCTCGCCGGCGAGGACGGCGCGCATCGTCGCGAAGTTCAACCCGAGGCCCTCGAACCCTCGCCGCTGCAGCTCGCGGATCGTCTCGACCACGGCGAAGTCGATGAGGCCGTTGGGGTGGTCGCCGTTGTCGCGGCGCATCAGATCGAGCGAGTAGCCGCCGATGCCCGGTGCCGGCACGTACTGGCAGAACGCCACGGGCACCCCTGCGGGGTCGTGCACCACCGCCAGCAACAAGCCCGCGTCGGCCGGGTCGAACGCCCGGCCGAGCGTCATCGAGAAGCCGCGTTCGACCTCGCCGCGGCGGCTCTTGGTCATCACGTCCTCGAGAGCGCAGCGCAGCGCGGGGTCGAGCGAGGAAGGATCGTGGAACGTGATGGTGTAGCCGTACTTGGCGATCCTGTTGACCGCCTGGCGCAAGCCCTTGAACCGCCCTCCCTCCAGCGAGAAACGACCCACCCTCACGATCGCCTCGTCCCCCACGTACAGGTCGTGCATCCCGGTGGAGCGGTAGATGGGCAGCCACTCCTCGCCGGCGCCGAGCCCGCCGAGCGCCCAGCTGTGCTCGTCGACGTAGCGGCGGAACGCCCGCCACGCGTCGGATCGCTCGGCGACAGGACCGATCGGGTCGGGCGACACGAGGCACACGCTGCCGTAGACGGCGTGCGCGACCACAGTCTCACCCCAGAAGAAGAACTGCTTGTCGGGACGCAGCGCGAAGTAGTCGAGCGTGCCCTTGCCGTACCGCTCCACGACCGACCTCGCTCGCGCCAAGTCGCCATTGCCCGAGACGGCGGGAAAAGACGTAACGGTCGCGACGGCCGGGTCTTTTCCCGGAGAATGGCGAAGCTGCCGTTGCACGACAGGGCGGAACACCACGAAGAGCAGGGCAACGAGCAGACCGGCGGCGGCGGTTGCCATCGCAGGGGAGAAGAAGTCGTTGACACGGTCGGGGAGAGCGACGCCCGACAGGCCGACCATCCTCTGCAAAGCGGCTTCCACCGCGCGACCCCACGACAGGCGGGGTACACGGCGTGGACCCTGCACCCACGAGCTCAACTGGAGCGAGAGCGCGCCGGCCAGCACCGTCAGCGCCGCCGCAACGACCACCCTCACCACGCCTCGCCCCACCCGCTCGACGTCTGTCTTCGCCTCGAAAGACGACCGGTAGACCCACAGGAACGCCCCAGCAGCGAGGGCTATCAGCGCCTCCTCGACGTCCACCCCCTTGACGACGTGCAGAACAGCGACGGCGATCAGCAGGCCCTCGCAGACGATCCAGGCGCGGCGCTGGCCTCGGCGAATCCCGCGGGCGAGCACCATCAGCCCGATCCCGCCGAGAGCGGCGAGCGACGCCGCGGTCTCGGGTATAGCCAGCGGGAACAGATCTCGCAGGACGTTGAGCCGGCTGCGCAGCGGTTCGGCGAGAGCGGAGAGAAGCGAGAGGAACCCGACGACGAAGACCGCGAACGCGGCCAGCCGGCGCACGCGGCGGTCCCTGTCCTGCGGCGCAGGCATGACTGGCCAGTCCTGCCCCTGTGGCCAGGAGGCGACCACTCCGGCGTGCAGGTCGCCGGCCGAGGCGCTGAAAGGTCGCGACGCGAGGAGCCGCTCGGCGAGCGTGGCGCCCGGGAGGTTCTGGCGGCCGTGGAGGAGGCGGAGATGGAGGTCGTTGCCGGCTTCGAGCTCGACCCAGGCCAGCTGGCGGTGGCCGAGGAAGACCGGCGGCAGCCCGAGACCGGGAACCCGGGTGGGGTACTCGGTCACGACCTCGGTGCCGCAACCGGCGTTGGCGTAGAAGCCTGCGCCGAGGTCGGTGAGCTCCGGGCGGCAGGTGTGCCCGGTTATCAAGCCGGCGTGGCCGGATGTGACGAGGTCGCGGGCCTTGGAGCGGGCGGCGTCATTTGGGTCGCCGCGCGCGTCCTCTAGTGAGAGAGCGGAGAGGGCTCGACCGGTGCGGCGCAGCGCCGCGACGGCGAGCGCGAGCAGCAGCAGGATTTCGACCACCGCGGCCAGCGCGGCGATCCCCACACGCGACGTGAAGTCGACTCGCCGTGCCGAATGGAGGGCGAACCCGGGCACCCTGAGAACCAAGGCCGCGACAACCGGTACCAGCAGCAGCCAGGCCGAACGACCCAGCCTTCGATACACCAGCCTCGACGCCACGAAACGCGACAGCGCCGCCGGCTCG
This sequence is a window from Acidimicrobiales bacterium. Protein-coding genes within it:
- a CDS encoding NADH-quinone oxidoreductase subunit N, giving the protein MTVAAGLLASVVAQATPPGGCTVAPGGGRVSGLCSNANSLHIAVAYRSILPVLVLSIGALLLLAVSAVLPKRSWPGLYPLLTAVIGGASAIASAWEWTDLGTSNGHVSHAAVTIGQQILYDRFSVFFMLMISIAVVLGALISDSYLRREGLDGVEAYVLMLMAGVGAMLMCESAGLIMLFLGLEIMSIALYVMAAYHRRRTQSGEAGFKYFILGSFSSAIFLYGVALVYGATGSTQFDEIAFYLARDTLTNGGVLLAGMALLIVGLGFKVAAVPFHYWAPDVYQGSPTPFTGYMAAVAKAAGFAGLIRVLLEALPTQAANWRPIIWLMAVLTLLVGSVMAIAQRDLKRMLAYSSISQAGYVLVGLQAGTAYGTAGVLFYLFTYTFIIAGTFAVVQVIQGSGEARNDLGAIRGLARRQPYLAAAMLVLLLAQAGVPLTTGFLAKLYVIQASVEQGQYVLAVIAMVAAAIAAFFYLRVALLMYSRGESTPAAVGVGTGPGSPAVDRSELAGLEPVASLDGPTATATLEAPAEERIEVPYLVAVALVICVVFTIAAGVSAPVIDFARHATTLF
- a CDS encoding phosphatidylglycerol lysyltransferase domain-containing protein, which codes for EPAALSRFVASRLVYRRLGRSAWLLLVPVVAALVLRVPGFALHSARRVDFTSRVGIAALAAVVEILLLLALAVAALRRTGRALSALSLEDARGDPNDAARSKARDLVTSGHAGLITGHTCRPELTDLGAGFYANAGCGTEVVTEYPTRVPGLGLPPVFLGHRQLAWVELEAGNDLHLRLLHGRQNLPGATLAERLLASRPFSASAGDLHAGVVASWPQGQDWPVMPAPQDRDRRVRRLAAFAVFVVGFLSLLSALAEPLRSRLNVLRDLFPLAIPETAASLAALGGIGLMVLARGIRRGQRRAWIVCEGLLIAVAVLHVVKGVDVEEALIALAAGAFLWVYRSSFEAKTDVERVGRGVVRVVVAAALTVLAGALSLQLSSWVQGPRRVPRLSWGRAVEAALQRMVGLSGVALPDRVNDFFSPAMATAAAGLLVALLFVVFRPVVQRQLRHSPGKDPAVATVTSFPAVSGNGDLARARSVVERYGKGTLDYFALRPDKQFFFWGETVVAHAVYGSVCLVSPDPIGPVAERSDAWRAFRRYVDEHSWALGGLGAGEEWLPIYRSTGMHDLYVGDEAIVRVGRFSLEGGRFKGLRQAVNRIAKYGYTITFHDPSSLDPALRCALEDVMTKSRRGEVERGFSMTLGRAFDPADAGLLLAVVHDPAGVPVAFCQYVPAPGIGGYSLDLMRRDNGDHPNGLIDFAVVETIRELQRRGFEGLGLNFATMRAVLAGETGEGVSQRVQGWVLRRMGDSMQIESLWRFNAKFDPDWHPRYAIYDAPENMLAVAIAVARAESFWELPVIGRFLVPPAPVA